From a region of the Oncorhynchus mykiss isolate Arlee chromosome 32, USDA_OmykA_1.1, whole genome shotgun sequence genome:
- the LOC110489260 gene encoding CCR4-NOT transcription complex subunit 3 isoform X7: protein MAIFSISSSSSPCFLPYYLNLFSSDAVILTLKFISYPVCLSLFSRHAALPNAPKCKKQDRIEELKRFIEKHRYHIRMLETILRMLDNDTLPVDSIRKIKDDVEYYMDSSQDPDFEENEFLYDDLDLEELPTSPSVSPHPSLVSLAGSLVATSPPGQSLLDDDLFHQISSGTPTSTTSSSPIPPSSATYTTENSEDDKKRGRSTDSEVGQLCCTRSGFEVMPFIKFQSPIKNGNPSSSLSSSSSSSSSSSSSASSGASSSSLATITGVGLPVTGGNSLLGNMGGLLSNSGSYRDATQLQQHYHTQQARNSVISSNAPSNSNPSNNILLPSPSASSPANSSTTLPPLTPNTQLHAPSRPSPSSSLGLGLGLGLGKGGITGSPAVSQMSGLGLSGMPASLNTMAGLLAGSTSAPYATAAAGSGTIGSPLAGKSVSSSSPNSGTVGPMGGNTVSDRSTGLLGSAPCAIGVSGGILSLSGLGSGQLAVQGPPLVASSPIGGLSPGSSLGAIGSIGGNSGSGAPSSSVGMGGGSTAITRPPSGQKQNGSTSYSAVVADSTPDSALNSASQLQSSQPSSLTSTTNQPKDSGPSLLGPMILPTSSPSPSYSESKLPGSGMLNGPLSYTQTSESKPQEPLSTLKSMAERAALGSGMEGEMLPLHLTTDIFPSTTLPPGPPSAPQQPSLSEVSIPPSLGVCPLGPVPLSKDQLYQQAMQESAWTHMPHPSDSERIRQYLMRNPCPTLPFHHQVPPPHSDSVEFYQRLSTETLFFIFYYLEGTKAQYLAAKALKKQSWRFHTKYMMWFQRHEEPKTITDEFEQGTYIYFDYEKWGQRKKEGFTFEYRYLEDRDLQ from the exons ATGGCTATCTTCTccatatcttcctcctcctctccctgtttcctTCCGTACTACTTGAATCTTTTCTCTTCAGATGCTGTCATTCTAACTCTTAAATTCATCTCTTATCCTGTATGTCTCTCTTTATTTTCTCGGCACGCTGCATTACCCAATGCACCAAAATGTAAA AAACAGGACCGCATCGAAGAGCTGAAGCGCTTCATCGAGAAGCACCGGTACCACATCCGGATGCTGGAGACCATCCTGCGCATGCTGGACAACGACACCTTGCCGGTGGACTCCATCCGCAAGATCAAGGACGACGTGGAGTACTACATGGACTCGTCGCAGGACCCAGACTTCGAGGAGAACGAGTTCCTCTACGACGACCTGGATCTGGAGGAGCTCC ctacctctccctctgtctccccccatCCATCTCTTGTCTCTCTAGCCGGGTCGCTGGTGGCCACGTCCCCGCCGGGCCAATCGCTCCTGGACGACGATCTCTTCCATCAGATCTCCAGCGGCACGCCTACCTCCACCACTTCCTCCTCGCCCATCCCTCCCTCGTCCGCAACTTACACTACG gagaaCTCTGAAGATGACAAGAAAAGGGGACGTTCGACAGACAGTGAAGTCGGTCAG CTGTGCTGCACCAGGAGTGGTTTTGAAGTAATGCCTTTTATAAAATTTCAGTCGCCTATCAAGAACGGCAACCCCTCTTCGTcgttgtcctcctcctcctcttcctcctcctcctcttcatcctctgcCTCCTCGGGAGCCTCCTCATCCTCGCTGGCGACCATCACCGGGGTTGGCCTGCCTGTCACTGGGGGCAACAGCCTCCTGGGCAACATGGGAGGTCTCCTCTCCAACTCTGGCAGCTACAGAGACGCTACCCAACTGCAGCAGCATTACCATACCCAGCAGGCCAGAAACTCAGTCATCTCCTCCAACGCCCCCTCCAACTCCAACCCTTCGAACAACATCCTCCTCCCCAGCCCCTCCGCTTCCTCACCCGCCAACTCTAGCACAACCCTCCCCCCACTCACGCCCAACACCCAGTTGCATGCTCCATCAAGGCCGTCACCGTCCTCCAGCTTGGGGCTTGGGTTGGGCTTGGGCCTTGGTAAAGGCGGCATTACGGGGTCACCGGCCGTCAGCCAGATGTCTGGCCTTGGCTTGTCGGGGATGCCGGCATCCCTAAACACCATGGCCGGGCTCCTGGCGGGCTCAACTTCGGCCCCCTACGCCACGGCAGCAGCAGGCTCCGGAACCATCGGAAGCCCCCTAGCAGGGAAAAGCGTCAGCAGTAGCAGCCCTAACTCCGGCACAGTGGGACCGATGGGCGGGAACACTGTCAGCGATAGATCCACGGGCCTGTTGGGCTCTGCGCCCTGTGCAATTGGTGTCAGCGGTGGGATTCTCAGCCTAAGCGGCCTTGGCTCAGGGCAGTTGGCGGTCCAGGGCCCTCCCCTGGTGGCCTCCAGTCCCATAGGAGGCCTGTCCCCTGGAAGCAGCCTGGGAGCCATAGGAAGCATTGGAGGGAACTCTGGTTCAGGCGCGCCAAGCAGCAGCGTGGGCATGGGAGGAGGAAGCACGGCGATCACAAGGCCACCCAGTGGACAGAAGCAGAATGGTAGCACTA GTTACAGTGCTGTAGTAGCAGACAGCACACCCGATTCCGCCCTCAATAGTGCCAGCCAATTACAGAGCAGCCAACCGTCGTCTTTGACCTCCACCACCAATCAGCC tAAAGACAGTGGCCCCAGCCTCTTAGGGCCCATGATTCTTCCCAccagctctccctcgccctcctacAGCGAGAGTAAACTTCCAGGCAGCGGTATGCTCAACGGGCCACTCTCCTACACACAGACCTCTGAAAGCAAG cCCCAGGAGCCTCTGAGCACTCTAAAGTCTATGGCAGAACGAGCGGCACTGGGCtcaggaatggagggagagatgctTCCTCTGCACCTCACCACAG ACATTTTCCCCAGCACTACATTGCCCCCGGGGCCTCCCTCGGCCCCCCAGCAGCCCTCGCTTTCAGAGGTCAGCATCCCCCCATCGCTAGGCGTGTGCCCACTCGGGCCTGTACCCCTGTCCAAAGACCAGCTGTACCAGCAGGCCATGCAGGAATCGGCATGGACGCACATGCCCCACCCCTCCGACTCGGAGAGGATCAG GCAGTACCTGATGAGGAACCCATGTCCCACCCTGCCTTTCCACCACCAGGTGCCACCCCCCCACTCAGACTCTGTAGAGTTCTACCAGAGACTGTCCACGGAAACACTGTTCTTCATCTTCTACTacctagag GGCACCAAGGCCCAGTATCTGGCAGCCAAGGCCTTGAAGAAGCAGTCGTGGCGGTTCCACACCAAGTACATGATGTGGTTCCAGAGGCACGAGGAGCCCAAGACCATCACAGATGAGTTTGAGCAG GGGACGTACATTTACTTTGACTACGAGAAGTGGGGACAACGGAAGAAGGAGGGATTCACGTTTGAGTACAGGTACCTTGAGGACCGAGACCTCCAGTGA
- the LOC110489260 gene encoding CCR4-NOT transcription complex subunit 3 isoform X2, with translation MADKRKLQGEIDRCLKKVTEGVEQFEDIWQKLHNAANANQKEKYEADLKKEIKKLQRLRDQIKTWVASNEIKDKRQLVENRKLIETQMERFKIVERETKTKAYSKEGLGLAQKVDPAQREKEEVGNWLTNTIDTLNMQVDQFESEVESLSVQTRKKKGDKEDRIEELKRFIEKHRYHIRMLETILRMLDNDTLPVDSIRKIKDDVEYYMDSSQDPDFEENEFLYDDLDLEELPTSPSVSPHPSLVSLAGSLVATSPPGQSLLDDDLFHQISSGTPTSTTSSSPIPPSSATYTTENSEDDKKRGRSTDSEVGQLCCTRSGFEVMPFIKFQSPIKNGNPSSSLSSSSSSSSSSSSSASSGASSSSLATITGVGLPVTGGNSLLGNMGGLLSNSGSYRDATQLQQHYHTQQARNSVISSNAPSNSNPSNNILLPSPSASSPANSSTTLPPLTPNTQLHAPSRPSPSSSLGLGLGLGLGKGGITGSPAVSQMSGLGLSGMPASLNTMAGLLAGSTSAPYATAAAGSGTIGSPLAGKSVSSSSPNSGTVGPMGGNTVSDRSTGLLGSAPCAIGVSGGILSLSGLGSGQLAVQGPPLVASSPIGGLSPGSSLGAIGSIGGNSGSGAPSSSVGMGGGSTAITRPPSGQKQNGSTSYSAVVADSTPDSALNSASQLQSSQPSSLTSTTNQPKDSGPSLLGPMILPTSSPSPSYSESKLPGSGMLNGPLSYTQTSESKPQEPLSTLKSMAERAALGSGMEGEMLPLHLTTDIFPSTTLPPGPPSAPQQPSLSEVSIPPSLGVCPLGPVPLSKDQLYQQAMQESAWTHMPHPSDSERIRQYLMRNPCPTLPFHHQVPPPHSDSVEFYQRLSTETLFFIFYYLEGTKAQYLAAKALKKQSWRFHTKYMMWFQRHEEPKTITDEFEQGTYIYFDYEKWGQRKKEGFTFEYRYLEDRDLQ, from the exons ATGGCTGATAAAAGGAAACTTCAAG GTGAAATAGATCGATGTTTGAAAAAAGTAACGGAAGGCGTGGAACAGTTTGAAGACATTTGGCAAAAG CTTCACAATGCAGCCAACGCTAACCAGAAGGAGAAGTATGAAGCAGACCTCAAGAAAGAGATTAAAAAACTACAG CGTCTTCGAGACCAGATCAAGACGTGGGTGGCCTCCAACGAGATTAAAGACAAAAGGCAGCTAGTGGAGAATCGCAAACTGATTGAGACG CAAATGGAGCGGTTCAAGATCGTGGAGCGAGAGACCAAGACAAAGGCCTACTCTAAGGAGGGGCTGGGCCTGGCACAGAAGGTGGACCCGGCCcaaagggagaaagaggaggtcgGCAATTGGCTAACG AATACAATAGACACTCTGAACATGCAGGTGGACCAGTTTGAGAGCGAAGTGGAGTCCCTCTCAGTCCAGACTCGAAAGAAGAAGGGAGACAAAGAG GACCGCATCGAAGAGCTGAAGCGCTTCATCGAGAAGCACCGGTACCACATCCGGATGCTGGAGACCATCCTGCGCATGCTGGACAACGACACCTTGCCGGTGGACTCCATCCGCAAGATCAAGGACGACGTGGAGTACTACATGGACTCGTCGCAGGACCCAGACTTCGAGGAGAACGAGTTCCTCTACGACGACCTGGATCTGGAGGAGCTCC ctacctctccctctgtctccccccatCCATCTCTTGTCTCTCTAGCCGGGTCGCTGGTGGCCACGTCCCCGCCGGGCCAATCGCTCCTGGACGACGATCTCTTCCATCAGATCTCCAGCGGCACGCCTACCTCCACCACTTCCTCCTCGCCCATCCCTCCCTCGTCCGCAACTTACACTACG gagaaCTCTGAAGATGACAAGAAAAGGGGACGTTCGACAGACAGTGAAGTCGGTCAG CTGTGCTGCACCAGGAGTGGTTTTGAAGTAATGCCTTTTATAAAATTTCAGTCGCCTATCAAGAACGGCAACCCCTCTTCGTcgttgtcctcctcctcctcttcctcctcctcctcttcatcctctgcCTCCTCGGGAGCCTCCTCATCCTCGCTGGCGACCATCACCGGGGTTGGCCTGCCTGTCACTGGGGGCAACAGCCTCCTGGGCAACATGGGAGGTCTCCTCTCCAACTCTGGCAGCTACAGAGACGCTACCCAACTGCAGCAGCATTACCATACCCAGCAGGCCAGAAACTCAGTCATCTCCTCCAACGCCCCCTCCAACTCCAACCCTTCGAACAACATCCTCCTCCCCAGCCCCTCCGCTTCCTCACCCGCCAACTCTAGCACAACCCTCCCCCCACTCACGCCCAACACCCAGTTGCATGCTCCATCAAGGCCGTCACCGTCCTCCAGCTTGGGGCTTGGGTTGGGCTTGGGCCTTGGTAAAGGCGGCATTACGGGGTCACCGGCCGTCAGCCAGATGTCTGGCCTTGGCTTGTCGGGGATGCCGGCATCCCTAAACACCATGGCCGGGCTCCTGGCGGGCTCAACTTCGGCCCCCTACGCCACGGCAGCAGCAGGCTCCGGAACCATCGGAAGCCCCCTAGCAGGGAAAAGCGTCAGCAGTAGCAGCCCTAACTCCGGCACAGTGGGACCGATGGGCGGGAACACTGTCAGCGATAGATCCACGGGCCTGTTGGGCTCTGCGCCCTGTGCAATTGGTGTCAGCGGTGGGATTCTCAGCCTAAGCGGCCTTGGCTCAGGGCAGTTGGCGGTCCAGGGCCCTCCCCTGGTGGCCTCCAGTCCCATAGGAGGCCTGTCCCCTGGAAGCAGCCTGGGAGCCATAGGAAGCATTGGAGGGAACTCTGGTTCAGGCGCGCCAAGCAGCAGCGTGGGCATGGGAGGAGGAAGCACGGCGATCACAAGGCCACCCAGTGGACAGAAGCAGAATGGTAGCACTA GTTACAGTGCTGTAGTAGCAGACAGCACACCCGATTCCGCCCTCAATAGTGCCAGCCAATTACAGAGCAGCCAACCGTCGTCTTTGACCTCCACCACCAATCAGCC tAAAGACAGTGGCCCCAGCCTCTTAGGGCCCATGATTCTTCCCAccagctctccctcgccctcctacAGCGAGAGTAAACTTCCAGGCAGCGGTATGCTCAACGGGCCACTCTCCTACACACAGACCTCTGAAAGCAAG cCCCAGGAGCCTCTGAGCACTCTAAAGTCTATGGCAGAACGAGCGGCACTGGGCtcaggaatggagggagagatgctTCCTCTGCACCTCACCACAG ACATTTTCCCCAGCACTACATTGCCCCCGGGGCCTCCCTCGGCCCCCCAGCAGCCCTCGCTTTCAGAGGTCAGCATCCCCCCATCGCTAGGCGTGTGCCCACTCGGGCCTGTACCCCTGTCCAAAGACCAGCTGTACCAGCAGGCCATGCAGGAATCGGCATGGACGCACATGCCCCACCCCTCCGACTCGGAGAGGATCAG GCAGTACCTGATGAGGAACCCATGTCCCACCCTGCCTTTCCACCACCAGGTGCCACCCCCCCACTCAGACTCTGTAGAGTTCTACCAGAGACTGTCCACGGAAACACTGTTCTTCATCTTCTACTacctagag GGCACCAAGGCCCAGTATCTGGCAGCCAAGGCCTTGAAGAAGCAGTCGTGGCGGTTCCACACCAAGTACATGATGTGGTTCCAGAGGCACGAGGAGCCCAAGACCATCACAGATGAGTTTGAGCAG GGGACGTACATTTACTTTGACTACGAGAAGTGGGGACAACGGAAGAAGGAGGGATTCACGTTTGAGTACAGGTACCTTGAGGACCGAGACCTCCAGTGA
- the LOC110489260 gene encoding CCR4-NOT transcription complex subunit 3 isoform X1: protein MADKRKLQGEIDRCLKKVTEGVEQFEDIWQKLHNAANANQKEKYEADLKKEIKKLQRLRDQIKTWVASNEIKDKRQLVENRKLIETQMERFKIVERETKTKAYSKEGLGLAQKVDPAQREKEEVGNWLTNTIDTLNMQVDQFESEVESLSVQTRKKKGDKEKQDRIEELKRFIEKHRYHIRMLETILRMLDNDTLPVDSIRKIKDDVEYYMDSSQDPDFEENEFLYDDLDLEELPTSPSVSPHPSLVSLAGSLVATSPPGQSLLDDDLFHQISSGTPTSTTSSSPIPPSSATYTTENSEDDKKRGRSTDSEVGQLCCTRSGFEVMPFIKFQSPIKNGNPSSSLSSSSSSSSSSSSSASSGASSSSLATITGVGLPVTGGNSLLGNMGGLLSNSGSYRDATQLQQHYHTQQARNSVISSNAPSNSNPSNNILLPSPSASSPANSSTTLPPLTPNTQLHAPSRPSPSSSLGLGLGLGLGKGGITGSPAVSQMSGLGLSGMPASLNTMAGLLAGSTSAPYATAAAGSGTIGSPLAGKSVSSSSPNSGTVGPMGGNTVSDRSTGLLGSAPCAIGVSGGILSLSGLGSGQLAVQGPPLVASSPIGGLSPGSSLGAIGSIGGNSGSGAPSSSVGMGGGSTAITRPPSGQKQNGSTSYSAVVADSTPDSALNSASQLQSSQPSSLTSTTNQPKDSGPSLLGPMILPTSSPSPSYSESKLPGSGMLNGPLSYTQTSESKPQEPLSTLKSMAERAALGSGMEGEMLPLHLTTDIFPSTTLPPGPPSAPQQPSLSEVSIPPSLGVCPLGPVPLSKDQLYQQAMQESAWTHMPHPSDSERIRQYLMRNPCPTLPFHHQVPPPHSDSVEFYQRLSTETLFFIFYYLEGTKAQYLAAKALKKQSWRFHTKYMMWFQRHEEPKTITDEFEQGTYIYFDYEKWGQRKKEGFTFEYRYLEDRDLQ, encoded by the exons ATGGCTGATAAAAGGAAACTTCAAG GTGAAATAGATCGATGTTTGAAAAAAGTAACGGAAGGCGTGGAACAGTTTGAAGACATTTGGCAAAAG CTTCACAATGCAGCCAACGCTAACCAGAAGGAGAAGTATGAAGCAGACCTCAAGAAAGAGATTAAAAAACTACAG CGTCTTCGAGACCAGATCAAGACGTGGGTGGCCTCCAACGAGATTAAAGACAAAAGGCAGCTAGTGGAGAATCGCAAACTGATTGAGACG CAAATGGAGCGGTTCAAGATCGTGGAGCGAGAGACCAAGACAAAGGCCTACTCTAAGGAGGGGCTGGGCCTGGCACAGAAGGTGGACCCGGCCcaaagggagaaagaggaggtcgGCAATTGGCTAACG AATACAATAGACACTCTGAACATGCAGGTGGACCAGTTTGAGAGCGAAGTGGAGTCCCTCTCAGTCCAGACTCGAAAGAAGAAGGGAGACAAAGAG AAACAGGACCGCATCGAAGAGCTGAAGCGCTTCATCGAGAAGCACCGGTACCACATCCGGATGCTGGAGACCATCCTGCGCATGCTGGACAACGACACCTTGCCGGTGGACTCCATCCGCAAGATCAAGGACGACGTGGAGTACTACATGGACTCGTCGCAGGACCCAGACTTCGAGGAGAACGAGTTCCTCTACGACGACCTGGATCTGGAGGAGCTCC ctacctctccctctgtctccccccatCCATCTCTTGTCTCTCTAGCCGGGTCGCTGGTGGCCACGTCCCCGCCGGGCCAATCGCTCCTGGACGACGATCTCTTCCATCAGATCTCCAGCGGCACGCCTACCTCCACCACTTCCTCCTCGCCCATCCCTCCCTCGTCCGCAACTTACACTACG gagaaCTCTGAAGATGACAAGAAAAGGGGACGTTCGACAGACAGTGAAGTCGGTCAG CTGTGCTGCACCAGGAGTGGTTTTGAAGTAATGCCTTTTATAAAATTTCAGTCGCCTATCAAGAACGGCAACCCCTCTTCGTcgttgtcctcctcctcctcttcctcctcctcctcttcatcctctgcCTCCTCGGGAGCCTCCTCATCCTCGCTGGCGACCATCACCGGGGTTGGCCTGCCTGTCACTGGGGGCAACAGCCTCCTGGGCAACATGGGAGGTCTCCTCTCCAACTCTGGCAGCTACAGAGACGCTACCCAACTGCAGCAGCATTACCATACCCAGCAGGCCAGAAACTCAGTCATCTCCTCCAACGCCCCCTCCAACTCCAACCCTTCGAACAACATCCTCCTCCCCAGCCCCTCCGCTTCCTCACCCGCCAACTCTAGCACAACCCTCCCCCCACTCACGCCCAACACCCAGTTGCATGCTCCATCAAGGCCGTCACCGTCCTCCAGCTTGGGGCTTGGGTTGGGCTTGGGCCTTGGTAAAGGCGGCATTACGGGGTCACCGGCCGTCAGCCAGATGTCTGGCCTTGGCTTGTCGGGGATGCCGGCATCCCTAAACACCATGGCCGGGCTCCTGGCGGGCTCAACTTCGGCCCCCTACGCCACGGCAGCAGCAGGCTCCGGAACCATCGGAAGCCCCCTAGCAGGGAAAAGCGTCAGCAGTAGCAGCCCTAACTCCGGCACAGTGGGACCGATGGGCGGGAACACTGTCAGCGATAGATCCACGGGCCTGTTGGGCTCTGCGCCCTGTGCAATTGGTGTCAGCGGTGGGATTCTCAGCCTAAGCGGCCTTGGCTCAGGGCAGTTGGCGGTCCAGGGCCCTCCCCTGGTGGCCTCCAGTCCCATAGGAGGCCTGTCCCCTGGAAGCAGCCTGGGAGCCATAGGAAGCATTGGAGGGAACTCTGGTTCAGGCGCGCCAAGCAGCAGCGTGGGCATGGGAGGAGGAAGCACGGCGATCACAAGGCCACCCAGTGGACAGAAGCAGAATGGTAGCACTA GTTACAGTGCTGTAGTAGCAGACAGCACACCCGATTCCGCCCTCAATAGTGCCAGCCAATTACAGAGCAGCCAACCGTCGTCTTTGACCTCCACCACCAATCAGCC tAAAGACAGTGGCCCCAGCCTCTTAGGGCCCATGATTCTTCCCAccagctctccctcgccctcctacAGCGAGAGTAAACTTCCAGGCAGCGGTATGCTCAACGGGCCACTCTCCTACACACAGACCTCTGAAAGCAAG cCCCAGGAGCCTCTGAGCACTCTAAAGTCTATGGCAGAACGAGCGGCACTGGGCtcaggaatggagggagagatgctTCCTCTGCACCTCACCACAG ACATTTTCCCCAGCACTACATTGCCCCCGGGGCCTCCCTCGGCCCCCCAGCAGCCCTCGCTTTCAGAGGTCAGCATCCCCCCATCGCTAGGCGTGTGCCCACTCGGGCCTGTACCCCTGTCCAAAGACCAGCTGTACCAGCAGGCCATGCAGGAATCGGCATGGACGCACATGCCCCACCCCTCCGACTCGGAGAGGATCAG GCAGTACCTGATGAGGAACCCATGTCCCACCCTGCCTTTCCACCACCAGGTGCCACCCCCCCACTCAGACTCTGTAGAGTTCTACCAGAGACTGTCCACGGAAACACTGTTCTTCATCTTCTACTacctagag GGCACCAAGGCCCAGTATCTGGCAGCCAAGGCCTTGAAGAAGCAGTCGTGGCGGTTCCACACCAAGTACATGATGTGGTTCCAGAGGCACGAGGAGCCCAAGACCATCACAGATGAGTTTGAGCAG GGGACGTACATTTACTTTGACTACGAGAAGTGGGGACAACGGAAGAAGGAGGGATTCACGTTTGAGTACAGGTACCTTGAGGACCGAGACCTCCAGTGA